Proteins from a genomic interval of Gopherus evgoodei ecotype Sinaloan lineage chromosome 7, rGopEvg1_v1.p, whole genome shotgun sequence:
- the LOC115655111 gene encoding protein SSUH2 homolog isoform X1 produces the protein MQDRDHSHICSTPDAPVPYSLPHEQSSAPPLELMDGATEDEGEDSGDYGNKGLPPPADQLPKGEHSDSIPPQTEWSILAISDHVAREALVQYIANKCCYRIAPAKHMVVQNLTPLNTFRYCLQTFTETRETFPISEPYNGGFVDSSDVAPAPAPWAIVVDVPPLFMDCKTHIPVPHTNSVQDCPNCQGHGKNQCHLCSGSGQRICTACNGTGWQDSSICLFCSGSGKRRCSACHGGGWQNCIHCSGKGLLLYRSELTITWKNSVAEYVVDKNFGFPIYHLQEVTGKEIFSDENQVVYPIVNFPEPTIDRGSESCIAQHQMQFASNSRILRQKQTIELIPLTKVEYEWRGKVYSFYVFGNENKVYTEDYPAKCCCSVM, from the exons ATGCAAGATAGAGACCACAGTCACATCTGCAGCACACCAG ATGCCCCTGTTCCTTATTCTTTGCCCCATGAACAATCCAGTGCGCCCCCCTTGGAGCTGATGGACGGGGCCACTGAAGATGAAGGGGAAGATTCAGGAGACTACG GAAACAAAGGTTTACCTCCCCCAGCTGATCAGCTGCCCAAAGGAGAGCACAGTGATTCCATTCCACCTCAGACAGAGTGGAG cATTCTAGCTATTTCTGATCATGTAGCGAGAGAAGCCTTAGTACAGTACATAGCCAATAAGTGCTGCTATCGGATTGCCCCTGCAAAACATATGGTGGTCCAGAACCTGACTCCGCTCAACACATTCAGA TATTGTCTGCAGACCTTCACTGAAACCAGAGAAACATTCCCGATCAGCGAGCCTTATAATG GTGGATTTGTGGACTCTTCTGATGTTGCACCAGCACCTGCCCCATGGGCAATAGTAGTGGATGTACCTCCTCTGTTTATGGATTGTAAAACGCACATTCCAGTGCCGCACACAAATTCAGTACAG gATTGTCCTAATTGCCAAGGACATGGTAAGAATCAGTGCCACTTGTGTAGTGGATCTGGACAG AGAATATGTACAGCTTGTAATGGGACTGGCTGGCAAGACTCAtccatttgtttattttgctcAGGTTCAGGAAAGAGACG TTGCTCAGCCTGTCATGGTGGCGGTTGGCAGAATTGCATCCATTGCTCTGGAAAAGGCCTCTTGCTATATCGTTCTGAACTTACAATCACTTG GAAGAACAGCGTGGCTGAATATGTTGTTGACAAGAATTTTGGGTTTCCTATTTATCACCTGCAGGAAGTCACCGGGAAGGAAATATTTAGCGATGAAAAtcaagtg GTGTATCCTATAGTGAATTTCCCTGAGCCAACCATTGATAGGGGTTCAGAATCATGCATTGCACAACACCAGATGCAGTTTGCCTCCAATAGTCGAATATTGAGACAG AAACAAACCATTGAGCTGATTCCACTCACCAAGGTGGAATATGAATGGAGAGGAAAAGTCTATTCCTTCTATGTCTTTGGAAATGAGAATAAAGTGTATACAGAGGACTACCCAGCAAAGTGCTGCTGTTCAGTCATGTGA
- the LOC115655111 gene encoding protein SSUH2 homolog isoform X2: protein MDGATEDEGEDSGDYGNKGLPPPADQLPKGEHSDSIPPQTEWSILAISDHVAREALVQYIANKCCYRIAPAKHMVVQNLTPLNTFRYCLQTFTETRETFPISEPYNGGFVDSSDVAPAPAPWAIVVDVPPLFMDCKTHIPVPHTNSVQDCPNCQGHGKNQCHLCSGSGQRICTACNGTGWQDSSICLFCSGSGKRRCSACHGGGWQNCIHCSGKGLLLYRSELTITWKNSVAEYVVDKNFGFPIYHLQEVTGKEIFSDENQVVYPIVNFPEPTIDRGSESCIAQHQMQFASNSRILRQKQTIELIPLTKVEYEWRGKVYSFYVFGNENKVYTEDYPAKCCCSVM, encoded by the exons ATGGACGGGGCCACTGAAGATGAAGGGGAAGATTCAGGAGACTACG GAAACAAAGGTTTACCTCCCCCAGCTGATCAGCTGCCCAAAGGAGAGCACAGTGATTCCATTCCACCTCAGACAGAGTGGAG cATTCTAGCTATTTCTGATCATGTAGCGAGAGAAGCCTTAGTACAGTACATAGCCAATAAGTGCTGCTATCGGATTGCCCCTGCAAAACATATGGTGGTCCAGAACCTGACTCCGCTCAACACATTCAGA TATTGTCTGCAGACCTTCACTGAAACCAGAGAAACATTCCCGATCAGCGAGCCTTATAATG GTGGATTTGTGGACTCTTCTGATGTTGCACCAGCACCTGCCCCATGGGCAATAGTAGTGGATGTACCTCCTCTGTTTATGGATTGTAAAACGCACATTCCAGTGCCGCACACAAATTCAGTACAG gATTGTCCTAATTGCCAAGGACATGGTAAGAATCAGTGCCACTTGTGTAGTGGATCTGGACAG AGAATATGTACAGCTTGTAATGGGACTGGCTGGCAAGACTCAtccatttgtttattttgctcAGGTTCAGGAAAGAGACG TTGCTCAGCCTGTCATGGTGGCGGTTGGCAGAATTGCATCCATTGCTCTGGAAAAGGCCTCTTGCTATATCGTTCTGAACTTACAATCACTTG GAAGAACAGCGTGGCTGAATATGTTGTTGACAAGAATTTTGGGTTTCCTATTTATCACCTGCAGGAAGTCACCGGGAAGGAAATATTTAGCGATGAAAAtcaagtg GTGTATCCTATAGTGAATTTCCCTGAGCCAACCATTGATAGGGGTTCAGAATCATGCATTGCACAACACCAGATGCAGTTTGCCTCCAATAGTCGAATATTGAGACAG AAACAAACCATTGAGCTGATTCCACTCACCAAGGTGGAATATGAATGGAGAGGAAAAGTCTATTCCTTCTATGTCTTTGGAAATGAGAATAAAGTGTATACAGAGGACTACCCAGCAAAGTGCTGCTGTTCAGTCATGTGA